One Haematobia irritans isolate KBUSLIRL unplaced genomic scaffold, ASM5000362v1 scaffold_21, whole genome shotgun sequence genomic region harbors:
- the LOC142242491 gene encoding ATP-dependent DNA helicase PIF1-like: MLPGNSKIYSSFDEIITDDIRERDNYPVEFLNTLSVSGMPPHKLELKINCIVLLIRNLDTNKSLVNGTRMRIKQMYKNLLDCEVLTGNSKNARILIPRAHLTYSGSLLPFKFKRVQFPIICAFAMTINKSQGQTYQNVAILLRQPVFSHGQLYVAASRVRSFEGLRFYIMNTEEQGNLLHDGRIFTKNIVYKEIIKD, translated from the coding sequence ATGTTGCCTGGAAATAGTAAGATTTACTCAAGTTTTGATGAAATCATAACCGATGATATTCGAGAGCGAGATAATTATCCTGTGGAATTTTTAAATACATTATCAGTGAGTGGCATGCCTCCACATAAATTGGAActgaaaattaattgtattgttCTGCTTATTCGTAATTTGGATACAAATAAATCATTGGTCAATGGTACACGAATGCGAATCAAACaaatgtacaaaaatttattggattgCGAAGTTCTAACCGGCAattctaaaaatgcaagaattCTAATACCCAGAGCACATTTAACGTATTCAGGTTCGCTCTTGCCTTTTAAATTTAAACGCGTCCAATTTCCAATTATTTGTGCATTCGCAATGACAATTAATAAGTCTCAAGGACAAACATATCAAAATGTTGCAATACTATTACGGCAACCAGTTTTTTCCCATGGACAATTATATGTTGCCGCCAGCAGAGTACGTTCATTTGAAGGACTGCGATTTTACATAATGAATACCGAAGAACAAGGAAATCTTTTGCATGATGgaagaatatttacaaaaaacattgtatataAAGAAATCATTAAAGATTGA